From Segatella copri, the proteins below share one genomic window:
- a CDS encoding response regulator, whose product MEKNKVLIVDDISENIETISEMIKDFDIDVKTANGGKEAIELIDTFKPHVILLDLMMPHVNGWDVIDHVRSKYSKSEMVIIVVSLLSNKDNVDECYELGVNDYITKPIIKARLTSSLDAHLSSLARG is encoded by the coding sequence ATGGAAAAGAACAAAGTGCTAATCGTCGATGATATTTCAGAAAATATTGAAACTATCTCTGAAATGATAAAGGACTTTGACATCGACGTGAAAACTGCAAATGGCGGAAAAGAAGCCATTGAACTGATTGACACATTCAAGCCGCACGTGATACTGCTCGACTTGATGATGCCACATGTAAATGGGTGGGACGTAATAGACCATGTACGCTCTAAATACTCGAAAAGTGAAATGGTCATCATCGTGGTTTCCCTGTTAAGCAACAAGGATAATGTGGATGAATGCTACGAGCTTGGAGTAAACGACTACATCACAAAGCCTATCATCAAAGCCCGTCTCACCAGTTCGCTAGACGCTCATCTAAGCAGTCTTGCAAGAGGCTAA
- a CDS encoding glycosyltransferase family 2 protein encodes MFSIAEHLNDFFDWISTLSFSSIVNTYWFLFFIEMPRYYILEYLVIGNRLMKRNQIDKEKEYAKYFLYRENPLISILVPGKNEGKHIFKMVNSLAEQTYRNYEIIVVDDGSDDDTKLICNDLYRAGYITHYLRLDTRGGKAAASNYGAQMAKGKYIVCLDADSSLDRDALEKILLPFYIDGMVKGVGGCVKVRNYKETICSSLQAFEYLKRIQVGRIVTSELGIYHIISGAFGAFERKTLKEVGYWDIGPGLDGDLTQKIRKAGYKVKFAEDAICMTNVPTKWYKLYHQRIRWSRSFVRFRLRKHADILLPTKNWSILNWLSNMESVVFDCFLNFLWLWYIIKLAITFNTHIIEVLALGYFIRVCFSQLAFLLVLMVSERKKDVWFLYRYLPLMSPYTGYFLRIARLSAHLQEFFFRRSYKDAWNPEKTSRYAQLEGI; translated from the coding sequence ATGTTTAGCATAGCAGAACATCTGAACGATTTCTTCGACTGGATCAGCACGCTATCGTTTAGCAGTATCGTGAATACCTACTGGTTTCTCTTCTTCATCGAGATGCCAAGATATTATATCCTGGAATATCTCGTAATCGGAAACCGACTGATGAAGAGAAACCAGATAGATAAAGAGAAAGAATATGCCAAGTACTTCCTGTACCGCGAAAATCCGCTTATCAGCATCCTCGTACCGGGAAAGAACGAAGGCAAACATATATTCAAAATGGTGAACTCGCTGGCTGAGCAAACCTACCGCAACTACGAAATCATCGTGGTAGACGATGGTAGCGACGACGACACCAAACTGATTTGTAACGACCTCTACCGAGCCGGGTATATCACCCACTACCTGAGGTTGGATACAAGAGGCGGTAAAGCTGCCGCCAGCAACTATGGAGCCCAGATGGCAAAAGGCAAATACATCGTATGTCTGGATGCCGACTCTTCGCTCGACCGTGATGCACTGGAGAAGATTCTACTCCCCTTCTACATCGACGGAATGGTAAAAGGCGTAGGAGGATGCGTGAAGGTACGCAACTACAAGGAAACCATCTGCTCATCGCTGCAGGCTTTCGAATACCTGAAGCGAATACAGGTGGGACGTATCGTAACCAGCGAACTGGGTATCTACCACATCATTTCGGGAGCATTTGGAGCCTTCGAAAGAAAGACGCTGAAGGAAGTGGGCTATTGGGACATAGGACCGGGACTGGACGGTGACCTGACACAGAAGATCCGCAAAGCCGGATATAAAGTGAAATTTGCCGAAGATGCCATCTGTATGACCAATGTGCCTACCAAATGGTACAAGCTGTATCATCAGCGCATCAGATGGTCGCGCTCGTTCGTGAGATTCCGTCTACGCAAGCATGCCGACATTCTGTTGCCTACCAAGAACTGGAGTATCCTTAACTGGTTATCCAACATGGAGAGTGTGGTTTTCGACTGCTTCCTCAATTTTCTGTGGTTGTGGTACATCATCAAGCTCGCCATCACGTTTAACACGCACATCATCGAGGTGCTGGCGCTGGGCTACTTTATCAGAGTATGCTTCTCGCAGCTTGCCTTCCTCCTTGTACTGATGGTTTCAGAAAGAAAGAAAGACGTGTGGTTCCTTTACAGATATCTGCCACTGATGTCGCCTTATACAGGTTATTTCCTGCGTATCGCCCGTCTGTCGGCTCATCTGCAAGAATTCTTCTTCCGCCGTTCTTACAAGGACGCATGGAACCCTGAGAAGACTTCGCGCTATGCTCAGCTTGAAGGAATCTAA
- a CDS encoding DUF6722 family protein, giving the protein MKFNIEQKTTLWSEGGKFCLDLAKLIFGGIILASIMKKDIDTGKLLVFGALITLFLAVCGFFLILMSKDNKKKGK; this is encoded by the coding sequence ATGAAATTTAATATAGAACAAAAAACAACTCTTTGGAGTGAGGGAGGAAAATTTTGCTTGGATTTAGCCAAACTGATATTTGGTGGTATCATCCTGGCAAGTATTATGAAGAAGGATATCGATACAGGGAAACTTTTAGTTTTTGGTGCTCTAATAACTTTGTTTCTTGCTGTATGTGGATTCTTTTTAATATTGATGTCTAAAGATAACAAAAAGAAAGGAAAATAA
- the pflA gene encoding pyruvate formate-lyase-activating protein, protein MIFERMHKGFVHSIESFGSVDGPGIRFLIFLQGCPMRCQFCHNPDSWKMGVGEEWSADDLLDKAERFKSYWGDKGGITVSGGEALMQIDFLIELFEKAHQRGINTCLDTSAQPFRKEGAFSDKFERLMTVTDTVLLDIKHINDEEHRKLTRHSNVNILDCARYLSEIHKPVWIRHVLIPGITDKDEYLYQLRDFLSTLSNIERIDVLPYHTMGIYKYEKLGIAYPLEGIDPPTSNRITHAEAILQEAL, encoded by the coding sequence ATGATCTTCGAAAGAATGCATAAGGGTTTTGTTCACAGCATAGAGAGCTTTGGTTCTGTAGATGGACCAGGCATTAGGTTTTTGATTTTCCTGCAGGGTTGCCCCATGCGCTGCCAGTTCTGCCATAACCCGGATTCATGGAAGATGGGAGTGGGAGAGGAGTGGAGTGCCGATGACCTGTTGGATAAGGCAGAGAGATTCAAAAGTTATTGGGGAGACAAGGGCGGTATTACTGTAAGTGGTGGAGAAGCCCTGATGCAGATAGACTTTCTCATCGAACTTTTCGAGAAAGCCCATCAGCGTGGCATCAACACTTGTCTTGATACATCAGCGCAACCATTTAGGAAAGAGGGTGCTTTCTCCGATAAATTCGAGCGTCTGATGACCGTCACAGATACTGTTCTTCTTGATATCAAGCATATCAACGATGAAGAGCATCGTAAACTCACCCGCCATTCTAATGTAAACATACTGGATTGTGCACGATATTTAAGCGAGATACACAAACCAGTATGGATTCGTCACGTCCTGATTCCAGGTATTACCGACAAGGATGAATACCTCTATCAGTTGCGCGATTTCCTCTCAACACTCTCTAATATTGAGCGTATAGATGTCTTACCTTATCATACGATGGGTATCTACAAGTATGAGAAACTAGGTATTGCCTACCCGTTGGAAGGCATAGATCCTCCTACTAGTAATCGTATAACTCATGCAGAAGCAATCTTGCAAGAGGCACTTTAG
- a CDS encoding nucleotide sugar dehydrogenase: MINKSFEFKIGVIGLGYVGTPLACLFSKKYDTWGYDIKAEKVAKLAKSTMEDNRPVSKALEQGLKLTSNIDDLKKCNVYIIAVPTPVNKSNKPDISCVRNATAEVGKILKEGDIVVYESTVYPGLTEEVCAPLLASTSGLKLNQSFFVGFSPERINPGDTVHTIENIVKVTSGSTPEAAAIIDSLYASVLTHGTYKAKSIRIAEACKLMENCQRDIQIAFFNEMEKIFDKMNINIEDVTAAASTKWNFVPATPGLVGGHCIAVDPYYLINKAQEVDVVPSLLSTAREVNEQMAVWMAGKIKNASENRKFKAPETNVLILGFSFKPDSDDIRNTKVADLYINLVGAGYKTTLYDPLVDVEEVKEEYNIKVTDDPKVLEKEYQIVVIGTHHKMFDSIDMNNLITDKGFMCDIYGIHKPRN, translated from the coding sequence ATGATAAACAAGTCTTTTGAGTTTAAGATTGGAGTAATAGGATTAGGGTATGTTGGTACTCCACTGGCATGCTTATTCTCAAAGAAATACGATACATGGGGTTATGACATCAAAGCTGAGAAGGTAGCCAAGTTAGCCAAAAGCACGATGGAAGACAACAGACCTGTATCCAAAGCTTTGGAACAGGGACTGAAACTGACCAGCAATATTGATGACCTGAAGAAGTGTAACGTGTATATCATCGCTGTACCGACACCGGTTAACAAATCGAACAAGCCAGACATCAGTTGCGTGCGCAATGCAACTGCTGAGGTTGGCAAGATTCTGAAAGAAGGTGATATCGTAGTCTACGAGAGTACCGTTTACCCAGGTCTGACAGAAGAGGTTTGTGCCCCATTACTGGCATCTACATCAGGATTGAAATTGAACCAGAGTTTCTTTGTAGGCTTCTCGCCAGAGCGCATCAATCCGGGCGATACGGTTCATACCATCGAGAACATCGTGAAGGTTACCAGCGGTTCTACACCCGAAGCAGCAGCTATCATCGACAGCCTCTATGCTTCAGTACTTACCCATGGCACCTACAAGGCGAAGAGTATCAGAATAGCAGAGGCATGTAAACTGATGGAGAACTGCCAGAGAGACATACAGATAGCCTTCTTCAACGAGATGGAAAAGATTTTCGACAAGATGAACATCAACATTGAAGACGTAACGGCGGCAGCTAGCACAAAATGGAACTTCGTGCCAGCTACTCCAGGACTCGTTGGCGGCCACTGCATCGCGGTAGACCCATACTACCTGATTAACAAGGCACAGGAGGTTGACGTGGTACCATCGCTGCTCTCTACAGCCCGCGAGGTTAATGAGCAGATGGCGGTATGGATGGCAGGAAAGATAAAGAATGCATCTGAAAACAGAAAGTTCAAGGCTCCGGAGACTAACGTGCTGATTCTCGGCTTCTCGTTCAAGCCAGACAGCGATGATATCAGAAACACAAAAGTAGCCGATCTCTATATCAACCTGGTAGGAGCAGGTTACAAAACCACACTCTACGATCCATTGGTAGATGTAGAGGAAGTAAAAGAAGAATATAACATCAAGGTGACAGATGATCCTAAAGTTCTGGAAAAAGAGTATCAGATTGTGGTAATCGGTACTCATCACAAGATGTTCGACAGTATCGACATGAACAATCTAATCACTGATAAAGGATTCATGTGCGACATCTACGGCATTCACAAGCCAAGAAACTAG
- a CDS encoding multidrug transporter: protein MNEFQYNGTPQEQAMADLLKTQGHRLARQQIIFALIFLLVIVLAAYYIVTRMIWATFDGYITLDENHISAVDDIYILKVNKEMGEVVHKGDTLYSYVLLGNIVNQYDPNILPSAVKETHDMEVQAKLAQQEIPVLRTRLAELRKQKASESSDIYYGLTDNTKRNELDAEIAEVEEELRKQANKVEIYAQAKNTTYNFMSRRGAGRANASMPYSNTSIYNPGLIHYCCAPADAYISKINVSDKTLVFKSEEVMVIQHTDYADCHLGVIAYVPNDMVKYMESPDDADIIINKDLELQAKLQMVGLRVEEIPKHLQSNFSHDANAVVAVFTLNPNQRVPAWVMSNRLPVRIRVNKIGAMLDPKPLPMYTVPVGKNENVKRSNMISSDTNNHQEQKK, encoded by the coding sequence ATGAATGAATTCCAATATAATGGCACGCCACAAGAACAGGCGATGGCAGACTTGCTAAAGACGCAGGGTCACCGCCTTGCCAGACAGCAGATTATCTTTGCCCTGATCTTCCTGTTGGTTATCGTGCTTGCCGCCTACTATATTGTCACTCGTATGATATGGGCAACCTTCGACGGTTATATAACCCTCGATGAAAACCATATCAGTGCCGTTGACGACATCTATATCCTTAAGGTGAACAAAGAAATGGGTGAAGTGGTACATAAGGGAGATACGCTCTACTCTTATGTACTGCTAGGTAATATTGTGAACCAATACGACCCGAACATTCTGCCTTCAGCCGTAAAGGAGACTCACGACATGGAGGTACAGGCTAAACTCGCCCAGCAGGAGATTCCGGTGCTGCGTACCCGACTTGCCGAACTGAGAAAACAGAAAGCATCTGAAAGTTCGGACATCTACTACGGTCTTACCGACAACACCAAGCGAAATGAACTGGATGCCGAGATTGCCGAGGTAGAAGAAGAACTGAGAAAGCAGGCTAACAAGGTGGAAATCTACGCACAGGCTAAGAACACCACCTATAACTTCATGAGCCGTAGAGGAGCCGGCAGAGCAAATGCTTCCATGCCTTACTCCAACACTAGCATATACAACCCTGGTCTGATACACTACTGCTGTGCACCAGCCGATGCCTACATCTCAAAAATCAATGTGAGCGACAAGACACTGGTGTTCAAAAGCGAGGAGGTGATGGTTATCCAGCATACCGACTATGCAGACTGTCATCTGGGCGTAATCGCATACGTACCAAACGACATGGTGAAGTATATGGAAAGCCCTGACGATGCAGACATCATCATCAACAAAGACCTGGAACTGCAGGCTAAGTTGCAGATGGTAGGTCTGAGAGTAGAGGAAATACCAAAGCATCTGCAGAGTAACTTCTCGCATGATGCCAACGCAGTGGTTGCCGTCTTCACCCTGAACCCGAACCAGAGAGTTCCGGCATGGGTAATGAGCAACAGACTGCCGGTAAGAATAAGAGTGAACAAGATTGGTGCCATGCTCGATCCGAAGCCGCTGCCGATGTACACCGTCCCAGTGGGCAAGAACGAAAACGTGAAGCGAAGCAACATGATTTCGAGCGACACCAATAATCATCAAGAACAAAAGAAATAA
- a CDS encoding PQQ-like beta-propeller repeat protein — MKHHFTKLVTFSFAAMLLASCSDSNDNPLVPNPGEVTKNIIGEEVTSITDPQELAGSVINYKAKAATRAAGATTANLSDVYGMPSLPSHDGAIEIKNNDGCKGLDGSKTYIIKKGTKISSELNLNGATLFIEGELSTKNIWGCSTWVNGANKKGKIYILEGGTLHIDNNNTALFQNSGIYCYNYGGTLKKEGTNMYLEKGDAYFTTGNIEVKNELKVQGLLYVGGDANVGKLATESDAKINIQGDLLGTENQDIQIDGCIMNINGKAKANKLTIQGSAPKLYACSFEVTDKTVLNPNGAELHINNLKTGAIDQCAGSTIYLVNNSVIDCKGTYENANNGHNQYNPSGESKIILQGDNANAIFRAAEVKYNGNNDAGNILIAPGTYAYFSTCYIFRTSGSGGVIYMDCDKFTNNSKSATYTYAPGLSDCTKRYEMYNNPVVPTSCDGTTPDPTPTPNPEPGKKIDVITVIDYTNHTHDISATCIQPYNDKLYMSYHTNEENQKVPNKKTGGCIEVFKTENNQTTMLQYLQDKKELYDFNHLMVDGKDATKYVYIAGHSTNGGMMGRIALDSNGLLNTEVKDIDETTTLNPLTIVDWEHEGLEKSDENCIVRDGNKLMVASTRGYGVYDANTLDLIGKKETPGKAKHIAQNNQYIVTLHYNNEVGSDDEAVSGTLQVFPLGADILTATPARTINVSSIAPNDGKNTIAIDGNHIYVCRSAKGLSCYDLTTGKEVWNWGAPLTANTKVPQGYANGVTYDANYIYLACGSYGLVVLDKNKMENGKPVKVVKKRAEAGMSANYVTLDGGYIYVAYGKSRLRVMKLIDGAASGNNTNYGTK; from the coding sequence ATGAAACATCATTTTACAAAACTTGTTACTTTCTCTTTCGCAGCAATGCTCCTGGCATCTTGTAGCGATTCTAATGACAACCCTTTAGTTCCAAACCCTGGTGAAGTCACAAAAAACATAATAGGTGAAGAAGTGACATCCATCACCGACCCTCAGGAATTAGCAGGTAGCGTTATCAACTACAAAGCGAAAGCAGCAACAAGAGCTGCTGGCGCAACTACAGCTAACCTAAGCGACGTCTACGGAATGCCTAGCTTGCCTAGCCATGACGGAGCTATCGAAATCAAGAATAACGATGGATGTAAGGGACTGGATGGTTCCAAGACCTACATCATCAAGAAAGGCACCAAAATAAGCAGCGAGCTCAACCTGAATGGAGCCACCCTGTTTATCGAAGGCGAACTGTCCACAAAAAATATATGGGGATGTTCTACCTGGGTCAACGGTGCTAACAAAAAAGGAAAAATCTACATCCTCGAAGGAGGAACATTACATATAGACAACAATAATACTGCACTCTTCCAGAATTCAGGAATTTATTGCTACAATTATGGTGGAACTCTGAAAAAAGAGGGCACCAACATGTATCTGGAAAAAGGGGATGCCTACTTTACTACCGGAAACATTGAAGTAAAAAATGAACTGAAAGTTCAAGGATTGCTTTATGTGGGCGGCGATGCCAACGTAGGTAAACTAGCAACTGAGTCTGATGCCAAAATCAATATTCAAGGCGATTTGCTTGGTACAGAAAACCAGGATATACAGATAGACGGCTGCATCATGAACATCAACGGAAAGGCAAAAGCCAACAAGCTGACCATTCAAGGTTCAGCTCCAAAGCTTTATGCTTGCTCCTTTGAAGTTACAGACAAGACAGTCCTCAATCCAAATGGAGCAGAGTTACACATCAACAATCTGAAGACAGGAGCTATCGACCAGTGTGCAGGAAGTACTATTTATCTGGTAAACAACAGCGTTATCGACTGCAAGGGTACTTACGAGAATGCAAACAATGGTCACAATCAATATAATCCATCCGGTGAGAGTAAAATTATTCTCCAAGGAGATAATGCAAATGCCATCTTCAGAGCAGCAGAGGTGAAATACAACGGAAACAATGATGCCGGCAATATTCTTATTGCTCCGGGAACCTACGCATATTTCTCAACCTGCTATATCTTCCGGACTAGCGGAAGCGGAGGCGTAATCTATATGGACTGCGACAAGTTTACCAACAATAGTAAATCGGCAACTTATACTTATGCTCCAGGTCTTTCAGACTGTACGAAGAGATATGAAATGTATAATAACCCAGTTGTCCCAACATCATGTGACGGCACGACACCAGACCCTACACCAACTCCAAACCCAGAACCGGGCAAGAAGATTGATGTGATTACGGTTATAGATTATACAAATCATACACACGATATCTCTGCTACATGTATTCAGCCATACAATGACAAACTATACATGTCGTACCACACCAACGAAGAGAACCAGAAAGTTCCAAACAAGAAGACTGGCGGTTGTATTGAAGTGTTTAAAACAGAAAACAACCAGACAACCATGTTGCAATATCTGCAGGATAAGAAGGAACTCTACGACTTCAACCACCTCATGGTAGACGGCAAAGACGCAACAAAATACGTTTATATTGCAGGTCACTCAACCAATGGTGGTATGATGGGTAGAATTGCATTAGATAGCAACGGACTTCTCAATACAGAAGTAAAGGACATCGATGAGACTACCACGTTGAACCCTCTCACCATCGTAGATTGGGAACACGAAGGTTTGGAAAAATCTGACGAGAACTGCATCGTAAGAGACGGAAACAAACTGATGGTGGCATCTACCAGGGGATACGGAGTATATGATGCAAACACGCTGGATTTAATCGGCAAGAAAGAAACGCCAGGCAAGGCTAAGCACATCGCACAGAACAACCAGTATATTGTTACACTCCACTACAACAACGAAGTAGGAAGTGACGATGAGGCTGTAAGTGGTACACTACAGGTCTTCCCATTAGGTGCCGACATTCTTACAGCAACACCAGCAAGAACTATCAACGTAAGCAGCATAGCTCCTAACGACGGTAAGAACACTATAGCTATCGATGGTAACCACATCTACGTTTGCCGAAGTGCCAAGGGATTGTCTTGCTACGATCTTACCACTGGCAAAGAAGTGTGGAACTGGGGAGCTCCGCTCACTGCTAACACCAAGGTTCCACAGGGATATGCAAATGGTGTAACATACGATGCCAATTACATCTACCTGGCTTGCGGAAGTTATGGACTGGTAGTTCTTGACAAGAACAAAATGGAAAACGGCAAACCTGTAAAGGTTGTCAAGAAGAGAGCTGAAGCAGGAATGTCTGCCAACTATGTCACACTGGATGGAGGTTATATCTATGTGGCATATGGTAAGAGCCGACTCCGTGTCATGAAGCTCATTGATGGTGCCGCATCTGGAAATAATACCAATTATGGCACAAAGTAA